In Aegilops tauschii subsp. strangulata cultivar AL8/78 chromosome 3, Aet v6.0, whole genome shotgun sequence, one genomic interval encodes:
- the LOC109762693 gene encoding late embryogenesis abundant protein Lea14-A-like, which translates to MGTGEDDDATTAEQDGEDDEQTRDVGGGGVMASLVGKAKGFVTEKIAQMPKPEASLERVSFKSISREGVALHSHVDVSNPYSYRIPICELTYTFKSDGKFVRSIILHGHRSIIFGHSLICHGFSRDSSVIASGTMPDPGWIGASGTTKLELPVNVPYDFVMSLMKDLSGDWDLDYVLEVGITIDLPVIGTFTIPVSTEGEMKLPTFRDLF; encoded by the coding sequence ATGGGCACGGGAGAGGACGACGACGCGACGACGGCAGAACAAGACGGAGAGGATGATGAGCAGACGCGGGACGTAGGAGGAGGAGGGGTGATGGCGAGCCTGGTGGGCAAGGCCAAGGGGTTCGTGACGGAGAAGATCGCGCAGATGCCCAAACCCGAGGCTTCGCTAGAGCGGGTCTCGTTCAAGAGCATCAGCCGCGAGGGCGTGGCGCTCCACAGCCACGTCGACGTCAGCAACCCCTACTCGTACCGCATCCCCATCTGCGAGCTCACCTACACGTTCAAGAGCGACGGAAAGTTCGTACGCTCGATCATCTTGCATGGTCATCGATCAATCATCTTTGGGCACAGCCTTATATGTCATGGTTTCTCGCGTGATTCTAGCGTCATAGCATCAGGCACGATGCCTGACCCCGGGTGGATCGGCGCGAGCGGCACCACCAAGCTGGAGCTGCCGGTGAATGTGCCCTACGACTTCGTCATGTCACTGATGAAGGATCTGAGCGGGGACTGGGACCTCGACTACGTGTTGGAGGTCGGGATCACCATCGACCTCCCCGTCATCGGCACCTTCACCATCCCGGTCAGCACCGAGGGGGAGATGAAGCTCCCCACGTTTCGGGATTTGTTCTGA